ATCTACCATTTTTATTCAACTTGCCCCATCTGTAAGTAGCAAAACGATTATAGCTAGAAAAAGTACCATATTACAATTAACAAATCGATTTAGCAACCTAGCTAAGTGCAAAAAAAGCTTTTAGATTTCTCTTAAAGCCTTTTCAATTTGCCTAAATTCCTAATATACCCCCTTCCCGAGGTATTTGCGAAGTTTTGGAGAAATTGTGCGCTGTACCAGGGCGTTTTTCAATGCCCATTTTTGATCTTCATCGACCTCTATCAAAAACTGTACTTCCTTTGCTTCCATAATTGCCACCGGAATTCCATTTCGATAAAGAATACGGTTTCCGCTGTAGGAAGCGATACGCCGACCAGGTGTTAAAATGCCGGTAAGATTTAAAGGGTCGGCAGCACTGATAGAAATCAGCAGCTCTATTTGATGTTCGGAGTTTGCTTTGCGACTGTTGCGCAGTTCCACAATGGCTTCGGGCAGTGCAAACTGTTCCCCCCAAACCCCTTCCACAAAACGTCCGCCCCTTATTTGTCCCCGAGCTTCCATGGTACGCAGTACCTTTACTAAATCGCGCCAAGGTGGCGTCAGGTTTTCGTGTTCAGCCAGTTTCCTGAATATGCAACCATACCTTCGCAGCAAAGCCCAGGCGATAGCCTCGGTATTTTCGTACGCATTAGTTTGAACATTGTCAGCAGCATACAATAGTGACCATCGGCCTGCATAGTTCATCGAAAACACACCCGAATTGCGTTTGCTTCCTGCCTGCGTTTTGAATTTGTTGGGTACCAGTAAAGCGCGCATTCCTGTAAACGAATCGGAGGTAATCAGGCAGGCACTGATCAACTCTCCCAAAGCGTCCTCAGTCTGCGAGGGGAAAAGTTTTGTTTTCTGTAGAATATCATCGAAGAAAGAAGCGCCACATTGTTCCAATGTTGTCAATACCAACAAAGCATTCGCAGAAAGGTGTAGCGAATCTGAATCGAACTTAGTTTCTTCGATACCGCTGGAAACATTCTTCCAGGTGCTTAAATAATTTCTGCGAAGGAACGTAATCGGCGTAGTTTTAATCGGACTGGCGGCTTTCTTTTCTTTATTAATAGCCGAAACCGAAGGGCGAAACCGTCCCCAGGCTATTTTGCCCGAAATGCAAAGCATATCTAACCATAAATAATCATAGTCGGCGATACGACTTGGGAAGATCTCCCCTTCCCAGGATGCAGCCGGAGCCTCAAAGCCTTCCAATTTTTGAATGATGTGTTCCAAAGCATCGGGCCCCTGCCCCTGCCCATCGGCAACCATTTGGTGCCAGGCAAATAAGAACCGCATAAAGTCTGCTGCAGAAACCGGTTTAATTTCACTCCTGAGTTTTTGAATATTATACCGGTGAATGCGCGCCAGCAACCGCCGCTCGCACCATTCTTCCTCGCTTGTATCATTAAATTTCCCTCTAAATATGAAACCTTCATTTTCGAGTCGATACAAGGCGGCGTTGATTTCACCAACGGGAAGCGTCATAAGGTTGGCGATTTGCCGCGCAGTAACAGGACCCATAATTTCCAAGCGCCCGCGAACCAATTCCGTTAAAGCATCTTTATCCGGGTCAATATTCATCAACCATTCGGGCACAACCACCTTGTACAAGGGTTCATGTTTAGGGTAGATTTCCTGGATAAAAGAGAGTCGTTCTGTTGCCACCCAAAGCAGATGCTGATCAGCTAACTCCAATGCAGTGGCCCTGTTGGTTTGCAGCAGTTCATCAATGTAGGATGACCAGGTATTCTCAGTTACCTCCTGTCCGGTAATAAAACCTGAAAGCAGCAAGGCATCATGCAATTCATCGGCATTAGTCACCTCCGGCCAGGCTTCCCGCTTCACGGTTGCTATTGCCTCGGCATCCAGTTGACCAATATTAGTCAGGTCGGCGGGCGAAAACCATCGCCTGCTTTTTACGGCTTGCGTTCTGCGTTCCTCTAGCGGAGCATCATCTAAAAATGCATAGGGTCGGGCATTCAGTATTTCGTGGGCAAGCGGCGATGGCTCTTTCAGATCCATGGCCACCAACTCTACTTCTTTATTTTTTATTTTGACCAGCAGGCTCTCTAACCCTTCAATATCCATGGCCTCATACAAGCAATCGCGAATGGTTTGATTTACCAGTGGATGATCGGGCACTTCCCTATTACCCTGAATATTCTCCAAACAAGCCAGCTGATCAGGAAACACATGGGCCACCAAATCCTCCGACTGCATGCGCTGCAATTGAGCCGGTACTTTCCGATCGGCTCTCCTTCTCACCACCGCCAGGGCTCGCGAAGCATTCCAGCGCCAGCGGATACCAAAAACAGGCGCATCTAACATAGCCTGGACCAATACTTCACGTACGCTGGCCGGATTGAGGTAATTAAAAACCTCTTCTAACGGAAAACTATGAGTTGAGCCAAGTGAAAGGATTATGGCATCGTCGTTGGCCGCTGCCTGCAACTCGAAATTAAACGTGCGACAGAAGCGCTTCCTTAAAGCAAGCCCCCAGGCCTTGTTTAAACGGCTGCCAAAAGGTGAATGAATGACCAGATGCATGTCCCCTGCTTCATCAAAAAAACGCTCCATCACCAAAGTGTGCTGTGAGGGCATTACTTTTAATGCTGCCTTTGAAGCGGCCAGGTAAACGACCATTTGATCGGCTGCTTCAGGCGCTATCTTTTTTTCTTCCACCAGCCAGTTTACGGCTTCTTCTTTCCAGCTGTTATCATAACTTATTCCATCCTGATCAACAGCCAGAGAATCAAGATCAAGTCGACCTGCAATTTCTTCCCGCAAACGGGAAACAGCCAGTGAAAGTTCGGCCGTTCTTCCAGGTGCTTCTCCTAACCAAAATGGAATATTAGGTGGCTGCCCCTCGGCATCAGCCACACGTACCTTACCATTTTCTATCCGTAATATTCTCCATGAATTATTTCCTAATTGAAAGATGTCGCCGGGAATACTCTCAATGGCAAAATCCTCGTTCAAGGTTCCCAGAAAAACATTTTCGGGTTCCAGCATGACGTCATATTCAAAATTATCAGGTATAGCTCCTCCCGACATTATGGCTGTTAACCGGGCTCCCTTGCGGGCCTTGATTCGATGGTTGATACTATCATGATAAATATAGGCGGCTCTCCTTCCCATGCGAGTGGAAAAGCCTTCGGCAAGCATGGTAATTACTTCATCAAACTCTTTCTGGATTAAATCACGGTAAGGGTAGGCCCTCTTAACTAATGCAAACAACTCTTCTTCGGTATATTCCTCACAAGCAGTTTCAGCAATAATTTGTTGGGCAAGAATATCCAATGGTTTTTCAGGCATAATAATCTTATCCAGTTCCCCGCGCTGAATGGCATCCATAATCGCTACGCATTCCACCAATTCATCGCAGGTTAAGGGGAAGAGCTTTCCTTTAGGCGTTTTGTCAACGCTGTGACCTGATCGGCCAACGCGCTGCAGGAAGGCCGCAATGGAGTGCGGCGATCCAATTTGGCACACCAAATCAATGGAACCTACATCAATGCCCAGCTCCATCGAAGCCGTCGCAACCAAGGTCTTTAAGTTTCCTGACTTTAATTTTTGCTCAGCTTCAAAACGATGATCTTTCGACATACTTCCATGGTGTGCCAGCACCTGACCGGCACCAAGCCGTTCGTTCAGATTGTGCGATAAGCGTTCGGCCAATCTTCGCGTATTCACAAAAATCAAAGTCGTCTCATGAAGCTGTATCAGTTCAATGAGTTTGTCATAAATCTCAGACCATACTTCATTTGCCATCACCGACGTAAGCGGTGAACGGGGAATTTCGATGGATAAATCAAGCTTTCGTGAATGCCCGGTATCTACGATTTTGCAATTAAGCTTCTCATCCAGAGAATTGCCCACAAGGAACTTAGCCACTTGTTCAACCGGTTTCTGCGTTGCAGAAAGGCCAATGCGGTGCAGCTTACGCTTAACAAGTGCTTCCAGGCGCTCTACAGAAAGCGATAAGTGTGAACCTCGTTTATCACCTACCAAAGCATGAATCTCATCTATAATCAAAGTGTGTACGGTGCTCAACATTTTACGACCATTCACGCTGGTAAGCAGCAAATAAAGTGATTCGGGTGTAGTAACCAGAATATGCGGCGGATGCTTCAGCATATTGGCCCGATCGGCCATCGGGGTATCTCCCGTTCGTACCATTACTTCAATTTGAACGTCGGGCAATCTGGCTTGTTGCAGCTCCGTTTTAATCCCCTGTAGCGGAAATTGCAAGTTACGTTCGATATCATTGCTTAAAGCTTTAAGCGGAGAAATATACACCACCTGTGTTCCTGCTTCTATTCTGCCTTCGATCCCCTGTTTTACCAGCTCATCAATTGCTGAAAGAAAAGCTGCCAACGTTTTACCCGAGCCTGTTGGAGCTGCAATAAGTGTATTTTCCCCGGATTTTATAGCGTTCCAAGCTTGCACCTGTACATCCGTAGGTGTTTGAAAACTTTTTTCAAACCATGAGCTTACTACTTTATGGAATAAATTAAGTGACATACTTCTATAAAAGTACGAAATAAGGGTTTTGGTTTTTATGCCCGCTCCTGCCCTTTGGTGACCTATTCGAATAAATTTGAAAAAAAATCAAAAACGTTAGTAAAAAGACATTAACATGGCGTCTATACAAGCAAACGATTAAATAACTCGACAAACTTCTCTTCATATCTAATCTAAATCAAATTCCCAGTTAACTTGAAAAGGTACCAGGTTTTTTAATTTGAAAAACATTCTTTTAAAATCTGATTTAAAAAAATAAGAATTAGTAATACTTTTAAGGACTTCCATTATATCATTAGATACTGTATTACATGAATGCCTTAAGCAATAAAGACAGGGATAGATGGTTTAACAACGAATCCATCATACATCAGAACCTATTCTGGTTTGGAAGGATCAAAGCATTCTGCAATCAAAATCAGTAATCTTATTATTTACCTTCTTTAAAAATAAAACGAAATAAAATGAAAATAATCAGAAAAATAGGTGCTGTCTATATCGCCGTTTTAGGGCTGATGGCTGCGCCGGTGATTGTCAAAGCACAAGGAATTGAGTTTCTTCACAACCTTGACGAGGCCCTGGCAAAGGCTAAAGCAGAGAATAAAATGGTGTTTATAGACTTTTATACCTCCTGGTGTGGCCCCTGTAAAATGTTGTCAAATGAGGTTTTCCCTCAGGCCAAGGTGGGCAGTTATTTCAATAGCCAGTTTATCAATTGTAAAATTCAGTGCGACGATAAGGGTGTTGGTGTTGAACTGGGTAAAAAGTACCAGATTAATGCTTATCCTACTTTAATGTTCATCGATAAGAATGGTGCTATTGTACATTCGACTGCAGGAGCTCCATCGGCCGATGGGCTGATTGAACTGGCAAAAACTGCCGCGAATCCTGAAAGGAATTTGGCATCCTTAATTAA
Above is a window of Solitalea lacus DNA encoding:
- a CDS encoding DEAD/DEAH box helicase encodes the protein MSLNLFHKVVSSWFEKSFQTPTDVQVQAWNAIKSGENTLIAAPTGSGKTLAAFLSAIDELVKQGIEGRIEAGTQVVYISPLKALSNDIERNLQFPLQGIKTELQQARLPDVQIEVMVRTGDTPMADRANMLKHPPHILVTTPESLYLLLTSVNGRKMLSTVHTLIIDEIHALVGDKRGSHLSLSVERLEALVKRKLHRIGLSATQKPVEQVAKFLVGNSLDEKLNCKIVDTGHSRKLDLSIEIPRSPLTSVMANEVWSEIYDKLIELIQLHETTLIFVNTRRLAERLSHNLNERLGAGQVLAHHGSMSKDHRFEAEQKLKSGNLKTLVATASMELGIDVGSIDLVCQIGSPHSIAAFLQRVGRSGHSVDKTPKGKLFPLTCDELVECVAIMDAIQRGELDKIIMPEKPLDILAQQIIAETACEEYTEEELFALVKRAYPYRDLIQKEFDEVITMLAEGFSTRMGRRAAYIYHDSINHRIKARKGARLTAIMSGGAIPDNFEYDVMLEPENVFLGTLNEDFAIESIPGDIFQLGNNSWRILRIENGKVRVADAEGQPPNIPFWLGEAPGRTAELSLAVSRLREEIAGRLDLDSLAVDQDGISYDNSWKEEAVNWLVEEKKIAPEAADQMVVYLAASKAALKVMPSQHTLVMERFFDEAGDMHLVIHSPFGSRLNKAWGLALRKRFCRTFNFELQAAANDDAIILSLGSTHSFPLEEVFNYLNPASVREVLVQAMLDAPVFGIRWRWNASRALAVVRRRADRKVPAQLQRMQSEDLVAHVFPDQLACLENIQGNREVPDHPLVNQTIRDCLYEAMDIEGLESLLVKIKNKEVELVAMDLKEPSPLAHEILNARPYAFLDDAPLEERRTQAVKSRRWFSPADLTNIGQLDAEAIATVKREAWPEVTNADELHDALLLSGFITGQEVTENTWSSYIDELLQTNRATALELADQHLLWVATERLSFIQEIYPKHEPLYKVVVPEWLMNIDPDKDALTELVRGRLEIMGPVTARQIANLMTLPVGEINAALYRLENEGFIFRGKFNDTSEEEWCERRLLARIHRYNIQKLRSEIKPVSAADFMRFLFAWHQMVADGQGQGPDALEHIIQKLEGFEAPAASWEGEIFPSRIADYDYLWLDMLCISGKIAWGRFRPSVSAINKEKKAASPIKTTPITFLRRNYLSTWKNVSSGIEETKFDSDSLHLSANALLVLTTLEQCGASFFDDILQKTKLFPSQTEDALGELISACLITSDSFTGMRALLVPNKFKTQAGSKRNSGVFSMNYAGRWSLLYAADNVQTNAYENTEAIAWALLRRYGCIFRKLAEHENLTPPWRDLVKVLRTMEARGQIRGGRFVEGVWGEQFALPEAIVELRNSRKANSEHQIELLISISAADPLNLTGILTPGRRIASYSGNRILYRNGIPVAIMEAKEVQFLIEVDEDQKWALKNALVQRTISPKLRKYLGKGVY